A genomic segment from Panthera tigris isolate Pti1 chromosome A1, P.tigris_Pti1_mat1.1, whole genome shotgun sequence encodes:
- the CCNB1 gene encoding G2/mitotic-specific cyclin-B1: MALRVTRNTKVNVENKAKISMAGAKRVPLATVAASKPGLRPRTALGDIGNKVSEQPQAKLPLKKEAKTLAPGKVIAKKIPKPLDKAPEPVSVPVPEPEPEHEPVKEEKLSPEPILVDTPSPSPMETSGCAPAEEYLCQAFSDVILAVNDVDAEDGADPNLCSEYVKDIYAYLRQLEEEQAVRPKYLLGREVTGNMRAILIDWLVQVQMKFRLLQETMYMTVSIIDRFMQNNCVPKKMLQLVGVTAMFIASKYEEMYPPEIGDFAFVTDNTYTKHQIRQMEMKILRSLNFGLGRPLPLHFLRRASKIGEVDVEQHTLAKYLMELTMLDYDMVHFPPSQIAAGAFCLALKILDNGEWTPTLQHYLSYTEESLLNVMQHLAKNIVMVNRGLTKHMTIKNKYATSKHAKISTLAQLNSALVQDLAKAVAKV; this comes from the exons ATGGCGCTCCGGGTCACTAGG AACACGAAAGTTAATGTTGAAAATAAGGCAAAGATCAGTATGGCAGGCGCAAAGCGCGTGCCTCTGGCCACTGTTGCAGCCTCCAAGCCAGGACTGAGGCCAAGAACAGCCCTCGGAGACATTGGTAACAAAGTCAGTGAACAGCCACAAGCCAAATTGCCTCTGAAAAAG GAAGCAAAAACTTTGGCTCCTGGAAAAGTTATTgctaaaaaaataccaaaacctCTGGACAAAGCACCCGAGCCTGTGTCTGTACCTGTGCCAGAACCAGAGCCAGAACATGAGCCtgttaaagaagaaaagctttctcCGGAGCCTATTTTG GTTGATACTCCGTCTCCAAGCCCAATGGAAACGTCTGGATGTGCCCCTGCAGAAGAATATCTGTGTCAGGCTTTCTCTGATGTAATTCTTGCAGTGAACGATGTGGATGCAGAAGACGGAGCTGATCCAAACCTTTGTAGTGAATATGTGAAAGATATTTATGCTTATCTGAGACAACTTGAG GAAGAGCAAGCAGTAAGACCAAAATACCTACTGGGTCGTGAAGTCACTGGAAACATGAGAGCCATCCTAATTGACTGGCTAGTACAGGTTCAAATGAAATTCAGGTTACTGCAGGAGACCATGTACATGACTGTTTCCATTATTGATCGGTTCATGCAG AATAATTGTGTACCCAAGAAGATGCTGCAGCTGGTTGGTGTCACTGCCATGTTTATTGCAAGTAAATACGAAGAAATGTACCCTCCAGAAATTGGTGACTTTGCCTTTGTGACTGACAACACTTACACCAAGCACCAAATCAGACAGATGGAAATGAAGATTCTAAGATCTTTAAATTTTGGTCTGGGCCGCCCTCTACCCCTGCATTTCCTTCGGAGAGCATCTAAGATTGGAGAG GTTGATGTTGAGCAACATACTTTGGCCAAATACCTGATGGAGCTAACTATGCTGGATTACGATATGGTGCACTTTCCTCCTTCTCAGATTGCAGCAGGAGCTTTTTGCCTAGCACTAAAAATTCTCGACAACGGTGAATGG ACACCAACTTTACAGCATTACCTGTCATACACTGAAGAATCCCTTCTAAATGTTATGCAACACCTGGCTAAGAATATAGTCATGGTGAATCGTGGGCTTACAAAGCACATG ACTATCAAGAACAAGTATGCCACATCTAAGCATGCTAAGATCAGCACTCTAGCACAACTAAATTCTGCACTAGTTCAAGATTTAGCCAAGGCTGTGGCAAAGGTGTAA
- the CENPH gene encoding centromere protein H produces MEMQPGEHAATESPDSGGGEGRPPQVAGAQEARPEDRLTLLLRLRAQTKQQLLEYKSMLDASEEKTPEQIMQDKQIEAKIEDLENEIEEVKTAFEIKRLALHRMQLSAALKKNLEKINPQTSVLMDNMKHILKLNKLIMKSQQESWDLEEKLLDVRKKRLQLKQASESKLLEIQTEKNKQKDDLAIMENSDKIKTVQQNLQTEIQVTTVIQHVFQNLILGSKANWAEDSAFKEIVLQLEKNLTMIK; encoded by the exons ATGGAGATGCAACCCGGGGAACATGCGGCCACCGAGTCCCCGGACTCCGGAGGCGGGGAAGGCAGGCCACCACAGGTCGCCGGCGCCCAGGAGGCACGTCCCGAGGACCGCCTGACCCTGCTGCTCAG GCTGAGAGCACAAACTAAACAGCAACTCTTGGAATATAAGTCAATGCTTGATGCGa gtGAAGAAAAAACTCCAGAACAAATCATGCAAGATAAGCAAATTGAAGC TAAAATTGAAGACCTGGAAAATGAAATTGAAGAGGTGAAAActgcttttgaaataaaaaggctTGCATTACACAg GATGCAACTTTCGgctgcacttaaaaaaaacctggagAAAATTAACCCCCAGACTAG tgTGCTCATGGATAACATGAAACACATATTAAAGCTAAACAAATTAATCATGAAGTCACAGCAG GAATCTTGGGATTTGGAGGAAAAACTGCTTGATGTTAGAAAGAAGAGATTAC AATTAAAACAAGCTTCAGAAAGTAAGCTTTTAGAAATACAGActgaaaagaacaaacagaaagatGATTTGGCTATTATGGAAAATTCAGACAAGATAAAGACCGTACAACAAAACCTACAGACGGAAATACAAGTTACTACAGTGATTCAACATGTGTTCCAg aaccTCATTTTAGGAAGTAAAGCCAACTGGGCAGAGGATTCTGCCTTTAAGGAAATTGTTCTACAGCTTGAGAAGAATCTCACCATGATCAAATAa